From the Candidatus Bipolaricaulota bacterium genome, one window contains:
- a CDS encoding ABC transporter permease: MNMVAQLSRAWAVCKKDIQVYYFKGPVIVYGPVLPGFLFLAFYVGRHLTVGFLIPGLIAMTLFFTATSVGPLIAPWETRMRVLERLVAAPISLFTILLGDAIASLIFGLIVTLVPLFIGIGLGVPIHHAFILTLGLIIAGVCFSYIGLLFSAPPADIPGNVMMLSALVKFPLIFISGIFIPLAELPQWGRALSFASPLTYLTDLLRYCTGGGHYLPITIDLLALIGFAGAIATGAILYHQRSLPRRFS, encoded by the coding sequence ATGAATATGGTAGCGCAGCTTTCCCGCGCGTGGGCGGTGTGCAAGAAGGACATCCAGGTGTATTACTTCAAGGGGCCGGTAATCGTGTACGGACCGGTGCTTCCCGGATTCTTGTTCCTCGCGTTCTACGTGGGACGGCACCTCACAGTGGGATTTCTCATCCCCGGGTTGATCGCGATGACGCTGTTCTTTACCGCCACCTCAGTCGGACCGCTGATCGCACCGTGGGAGACACGGATGCGGGTGCTGGAGCGGTTGGTCGCGGCTCCGATCTCGCTGTTCACGATCCTGCTCGGTGATGCGATTGCTTCTCTCATATTCGGGCTCATCGTCACGCTCGTTCCGCTCTTCATCGGGATCGGGCTCGGGGTTCCCATTCACCACGCGTTCATACTCACCCTGGGATTAATCATCGCCGGGGTTTGTTTCTCCTACATCGGGCTGCTGTTCTCCGCGCCTCCGGCCGATATCCCGGGAAACGTTATGATGCTATCCGCACTCGTCAAATTTCCGCTCATATTCATCAGCGGGATATTCATCCCGTTGGCTGAGCTGCCGCAGTGGGGTAGGGCGTTATCATTTGCATCACCGCTCACGTATCTCACCGACTTGCTGCGCTATTGCACGGGAGGCGGGCACTACCTTCCCATTACGATCGATCTGTTGGCCCTCATCGGGTTCGCGGGAGCGATAGCGACCGGAGCGATCCTCTATCACCAGCGCAGTCTTCCCCGGAGGTTCAGCTGA
- a CDS encoding ATP-binding cassette domain-containing protein → MDAIVVEDLVKRYGRLTALDGISFTVHRGEFFGFLGPNGAGKTTTVRILTGILPPDSGQARINGYDITRDAIAAKGAMGIVPEMANVYIDLTAWGNMMLMGELYGVPRRVRRQRAQQLLTEFGLWERRNDRARTFSKGMRQRLLLAMALVNAPQILFLDEPTSGLDVNSALMIRKKLVALHDQGMTIFLTTHNLDEANRLCQRVAIINRGRIIAIDPPEVLRRTASELRVVEAQLRGAIAPLALTGIPGVRRHEIVGDKVRFYTDRPDRVIKGLVKVAEESNAEIMALNTVEPSLEEVFLKLTGAGSDSRRTDT, encoded by the coding sequence ATGGACGCAATTGTAGTCGAGGACCTCGTTAAACGCTACGGAAGACTCACCGCGCTGGACGGGATCAGCTTTACCGTGCATCGGGGTGAGTTCTTCGGGTTTCTCGGCCCCAACGGTGCCGGCAAAACGACCACCGTGCGCATCCTCACCGGCATCCTCCCTCCGGACAGCGGACAGGCACGGATAAACGGATACGACATAACGCGGGACGCGATCGCCGCGAAAGGGGCGATGGGAATCGTTCCCGAGATGGCCAACGTGTACATCGACCTCACTGCATGGGGGAACATGATGCTGATGGGGGAGCTGTACGGGGTGCCGCGCCGCGTCCGACGGCAGCGTGCGCAGCAACTGCTAACCGAGTTCGGCTTGTGGGAACGCAGAAACGACCGGGCACGAACGTTCTCCAAGGGGATGCGGCAGCGATTGCTCCTGGCGATGGCGCTTGTCAACGCACCGCAAATCCTGTTCCTCGACGAGCCCACCTCCGGGTTGGACGTGAACAGCGCCCTGATGATCAGAAAGAAGCTTGTGGCCCTGCACGATCAGGGCATGACGATATTTCTCACCACCCACAACCTCGATGAGGCAAACCGGCTGTGTCAGCGGGTAGCGATCATCAACCGCGGTCGCATCATCGCCATCGACCCTCCGGAGGTGCTCCGTCGCACTGCGTCCGAACTTCGCGTAGTTGAGGCACAGCTGCGCGGCGCGATCGCCCCGCTGGCGCTTACCGGAATCCCGGGGGTACGCCGGCACGAAATCGTCGGGGACAAAGTGCGGTTCTACACCGATCGGCCCGACCGCGTGATCAAGGGGTTGGTGAAGGTGGCGGAGGAAAGCAACGCGGAGATCATGGCATTGAACACCGTTGAGCCGAGCTTGGAGGAGGTCTTTCTCAAGCTGACTGGAGCTGGTTCTGATTCCAGGAGGACCGACACATGA
- a CDS encoding FAD-dependent oxidoreductase: MKFPHLFSPIEIGRVELPNRVIFPPIATNLAHVSGEVSERQVFHYARRAEGGAGLIIVENACIDYPAARHGATQPRIDSDEFIPGLTQLARVVHDAGAKISIELTHPGLHASLKFNGGRRPIAPSSVPLRQDGVLPHEISAEEIRAVVEAYAQAALRAKRAGFDMVELQGGHGLLINQFLSPLTNKRTDRYGGSRENRLRFVAEIVERIRSLCGGRFPITIRFAADDMMKGGIDPEEGKALAAGLEAIGLDMIQADLGLCPKEKRLEPMPYPQGWRAYLAKGLKEVVSIPVAAVGVIREPEFAEGLLSRGEADLIVLGRTLIADPDWPNKARAGHPERIRKCIGCGECVKARHHDDQALHCGVNPVVGMDAEFERITPAPKSKRVLVIGGGPAGMEAARVAALRGHAVTLCDEQKRLGGTLNIAAIPPGKEKIRWLIEYYENELSRLGVEIKLRTHVTRATVEDLQPDAVIIATGCTCPRDDIPGADRPNVVTAHDVLSGTAKAVKSPVVMIGGGLLGLETALFLAEAGHSVTVLKRYKTIASNLEPIYRDYLLRELKEHNVSIITEVTVERITDQSVRIKDTQGRVREIPAASVVLARNPIPQRSLQEELHGFATYSIGDCVYPGKIVDAVRSGYIAGRQV, translated from the coding sequence ATGAAATTCCCTCATCTCTTCTCCCCGATCGAGATCGGTCGGGTTGAGCTCCCCAACCGGGTGATCTTCCCGCCGATCGCAACGAACCTGGCTCACGTCTCCGGTGAGGTCTCCGAGCGCCAAGTCTTCCATTACGCCCGGCGCGCGGAGGGAGGGGCGGGGTTGATCATCGTGGAGAACGCGTGCATCGACTACCCAGCCGCCCGCCACGGTGCAACTCAGCCCCGGATCGATTCGGACGAATTCATCCCTGGATTGACACAGCTGGCACGAGTGGTACACGATGCCGGCGCAAAGATTTCGATCGAACTCACCCATCCCGGATTACACGCCTCTCTCAAGTTCAATGGAGGACGCCGCCCCATTGCTCCCTCTTCCGTTCCTTTGCGGCAGGACGGCGTCCTCCCGCATGAGATCTCCGCGGAGGAGATCAGAGCCGTTGTTGAAGCCTACGCCCAAGCGGCGTTGCGCGCGAAGCGGGCCGGGTTCGACATGGTGGAATTGCAAGGAGGACATGGCCTGCTCATCAACCAGTTCCTCTCCCCGCTCACCAACAAGCGGACCGACCGCTACGGCGGATCGCGCGAGAACCGACTCCGGTTCGTTGCCGAGATCGTCGAGCGGATCCGTTCCCTGTGCGGAGGCAGGTTTCCGATCACCATCCGATTCGCCGCGGACGACATGATGAAAGGCGGGATCGACCCCGAAGAGGGCAAGGCCCTCGCCGCCGGGCTAGAGGCGATTGGACTCGACATGATTCAGGCCGATCTTGGGCTATGCCCGAAGGAGAAGCGTCTCGAGCCGATGCCCTATCCCCAAGGATGGCGGGCATACCTAGCAAAGGGACTCAAGGAGGTTGTCTCGATTCCGGTGGCGGCGGTGGGGGTGATCCGCGAGCCCGAGTTTGCCGAGGGGCTGCTATCCCGCGGTGAGGCGGACTTAATCGTCCTCGGCAGAACGCTGATCGCCGATCCGGACTGGCCGAACAAGGCGCGGGCCGGGCATCCGGAGCGGATCAGAAAGTGCATCGGGTGTGGGGAATGCGTGAAGGCGCGCCATCATGACGATCAGGCACTACATTGCGGGGTGAACCCGGTGGTAGGGATGGACGCGGAGTTTGAGCGGATCACCCCGGCGCCAAAATCGAAGCGGGTTTTGGTGATCGGCGGCGGTCCCGCCGGAATGGAGGCAGCGCGGGTCGCTGCGCTGCGCGGACATGCGGTAACACTGTGCGATGAACAGAAGAGACTGGGGGGCACGCTGAATATCGCCGCCATCCCGCCGGGGAAGGAGAAGATACGCTGGTTAATCGAGTACTACGAGAACGAACTTTCCCGCCTTGGGGTGGAGATAAAGCTGAGAACGCACGTCACCCGGGCGACTGTTGAGGATCTGCAACCGGACGCGGTGATCATCGCCACCGGCTGTACCTGTCCGCGCGACGATATCCCCGGGGCAGACCGGCCGAACGTGGTTACGGCGCACGATGTGCTCTCCGGCACGGCAAAGGCTGTTAAAAGTCCGGTTGTGATGATCGGCGGTGGCCTGCTCGGGTTAGAGACGGCCCTGTTCCTGGCGGAAGCCGGCCATTCCGTAACCGTGTTGAAGCGGTACAAGACGATCGCGTCGAATTTGGAACCGATCTACCGTGATTACCTCCTTCGCGAGTTGAAGGAACACAACGTATCGATCATCACCGAGGTGACCGTTGAGCGAATAACCGATCAGAGCGTGAGAATCAAGGACACCCAAGGTAGGGTTCGTGAGATTCCCGCTGCATCCGTCGTCCTGGCACGCAACCCAATCCCACAGCGATCGCTTCAGGAGGAACTGCATGGCTTTGCGACCTACTCGATCGGTGATTGCGTCTACCCCGGGAAGATCGTGGATGCGGTGCGGAGCGGGTACATCGCTGGGCGACAGGTGTGA
- a CDS encoding carboxymuconolactone decarboxylase family protein, with the protein MSEDVNQKALAMLAQMKTKRSEVPEFLEFLAHELPEVFVRHQEDKHFAMHWGDLPEKVKVLICLAVCAALGEEEMIRSYLIAGRDHGATEQELLQTILLARFVKASTVLKAGTQAIMNRKGSERE; encoded by the coding sequence ATGAGTGAGGATGTAAACCAGAAGGCATTAGCTATGCTCGCACAAATGAAGACGAAGCGGTCGGAAGTGCCGGAGTTCTTGGAGTTCCTCGCTCACGAACTCCCGGAAGTCTTCGTCCGCCACCAGGAAGACAAGCACTTTGCCATGCACTGGGGGGATCTCCCGGAGAAAGTGAAAGTCCTCATTTGTCTTGCGGTCTGTGCCGCACTGGGCGAGGAAGAGATGATCCGCTCTTACCTCATCGCTGGACGGGATCACGGAGCAACGGAACAGGAACTCCTACAGACGATCCTCCTCGCCCGGTTCGTAAAGGCGTCGACTGTGCTCAAGGCCGGAACACAGGCGATCATGAACCGCAAGGGAAGTGAGCGCGAATGA